The genomic DNA ATTGAAGCGGATGCCCGGCAAGACGACGCGGCCTCCAACCTCATCCAAGAGTTCGCTGCCCCAGACGTCGGCGCACCGGGGGAGGGCCCCGAGCGTTCGACGGCGGATCAGGCCGAGCAAGACCGCGCGGACTACGGTGAGCCTCCGATTGCCTCCGTGGACAGCACGACCTTTGCCCTGCTCTACGTCCCGCGCTTTGGCGAGGACTACGTCCGCCCGGTGAGCTCCGGCGTCGGACTGGAGGTGCTCAATACCGTGGGGATCGGGCACTACCCCCAAACCCAACGTCCGGGGGAGGCGGGCAACTTTGCCCTCGCCGGGCACCGGCAAACGCACGGCCAGGTGTTCTACTCGATTGACCGGCTCACCGACGGGGACCGGCTCTATGTGCAGACCGCCGAAGGGTTCTACCAGTATCGGTATCGCTCCACGGAGATCGTCACCCCTGCCACGGGGGAGGTCCTGGCCCCGGTGCCGCACCAGCCCGGGGTGCAACCGACCGAGTCCCTCCTGACGCTCACCAGCTGCCATCCGCTCTACACCACGCGCGAACGAATCATCGCCTACGCCGTGTTGGAGTCCTTCCGGCCGCTCGAGGCCGGACCACAAGACGCCATTCGCGCTGCCTACCGCTCCGTGGCTCAGTAAGGGGAGACCATGTATGCCTGGATTTTTCGGCACCTGCCCGGACCGCTGTGGGTCCGGCTCGTCATTTCCCTCCTCGCCCTCGCGGGGATCATACTGTTGCTGATGATGTTCGTGTTCCCGTGGGTCAGCGATCAGCTGGGTCTCTGGACGGAATCGACGATTGGTTTGGTGACGCGATGACCGCCCGCATCCTGGTGATCGACAATTACGACTCGTTTGTGTACACGCTGGTGGGCTACCTGCAGGAGCTGGGGGCGGAGACCACGGTGGTACGCAACGACGACGTCACGCTCGCCGAAGCGATCGAACTCGCCGAGGCGCGGGACGGCGTCTTGGTGTCACCGGGCCCGGGCGATCCGGCCGGGGCCGGCGTGTGCCTCGAGCTGATCCGGTGGTGCGGAGAGTCGTCCAAGCCGATGCTGGGCGTCTGCCTCGGGGAGCAGGCCCTCGCCGAGGCGTACGGCGGGACGGTCACGCACGCCGAGGAATTGATGCACGGCAAGACGTCCCTGGTCGAGCACGATGGCACCGGCGTCTTCGCTGGCCTGTCGAGCCCCGTGACGGCGACGCGGTATCACTCGCTGGCCGCCGTGCGGCACACGATCCCGGACGCGCTGCGCGTGAACGCGTGGACGGCACCCAACCACTTAGCGCCCGAGGGCACGATCATGGGCTTGAGCCACCGCACGGCGCCGCTGTGGGGCGTTCAGTTCCACCCGGAGTCCGTGCTCACGGAGGGCGGCTATCAGATGCTGGGCAACTGGCTCGAGTTCGTGGGCGTGCCCGGTGCGGCCCGGGCGGCCGCGCAGCTCAGCCCGCTGATCAGCTCGGAGGCCTGACCGCCGCTACGGGCGCCGGGACCCGCCCGAGTTCCCGTTCCCCGCGGAATTGCCCGGGGATTCTGACTCCGGGGGCGTCGATGAGCTGGGCTCTTCCGACTCCGCCGGGGCCGATTCGCTCGGTTCGGGTTCAGGTTCCGGTTCTGGTTCGGGCTCCGGCGGCTCAACGGCGATCGTCACGTCCACCGAGCCGCCCTGCTCAAGATCCTCGCCCGGTGCCGGCGAGGTCGCAATGATTTCGCCGGGCTCCACGACGGAGTTCACCTCTTCGGAGACGGTCCCGAGGCGCAGCCCGTAGGCGGGGTCCTCCAGCACCGACTCCGCCTCGTCGAGCGTCAGTCCGTCCGCGATCAGGTCCGGAACGCTCACGTGACCGGTGGACAGCGTGAGCTCGACGCTGGTGCCGGCCGTCACGCTCTCCTCCATGGCCGGATTGGTGGAGATCACGCGGTCCTCCGGCACGCTCGGATGATTGGCCGGTTCCGGATTAATCTCCACCTCCAACCCCAGCTCGGCCAGGCGTGCGCGCGCCGTCGCCTCCGTTTCCCCCTCTAAATTGGGGATGGTGACGGAGGAGGGCCCCTTAGACATCACGAGCACCACGGAGGAGTCCAGCCGCACCCGCTCACCGTCGCCCGGGCGCGTGCCGATGGCATAGCCGGCCTCGACGTCGTCGCTGAACTCTTCCTCGATCCCGGAGATCCGCAGTTGCTCGGCGTAGAGGGTGTTTTGCGCGTCGGTTTCGGTCATGCCTTCAACCACCGGGACGTCCACGCGGGCGTTCTCGGCCTGGACGCGCTGGGACCAATCCCAGACAAACCATGCGCCACCGGCCAGGACCAGGACCGTCACGAGCGTGAACACGGTGATCCACGCACGACGACGGCGCCGCTCGTAGCTGCTTCGCTCACGGTTCTCGGCGCGGGTCAGCGTCTGCGGGAGGGCGTCGGTCTGCGGGGAGGCGTCCGGTTCGGCCTCATGCGCTGAGGCGGCGGAGAGCGGCGTCGTCGGCAGATGTGCGGGTAACGCGGACGTCTGCGCCTCGGAAACGCTCAGGGCTTCGGTGGCTGCCTCGGCGTCGTGCTCGGACGCGTCGTCGGTGGAACCCACCGCGGCGGCTGCTGCGGCCCCGGCGCCCGCTGCTGCGGCTCCCGCCACGTAGGGCACGCCGTTGCGCGCCTCGCGCAGGGCGTGGGCAAAATCGGCGGCGGTCTGGAAGCGGTCCTCACGGTTCTTGGCCAGCGCGGTGGCCACCACGGAGTCCATGGCGGCCGGGACGTCGTCGTTCAATTCGCTGGGGGCGGCGGCGTCTTCGCCGACGTGCTGATAGGCCACGGACACCGCCGAGTCGCCGACGAAGGGCGGCCGGTGGACCAGGAGCTCGAACAGGAGGCAGCCCGCCGAGTACAGGTCGCTGCGCACGTCCACGTGCTCTCCCCGGGCCTGCTCGGGGGAGAGGTACTGGGCCGTGCCCACCACGGCCTGCGTTTGCGTCATCGTGGCGGCCGAGTCGGCGAGGGCGCGGGCAATCCCAAAGTCCATGACCTTGACGCTGCCGTCGGTCGTGACCATGACGTTGGCCGGCTTGATGTCGCGGTGAACGATCGACTTGCCGTGGCTGTAGGACAGCGCGGAGAGCAGGCCCAGCGTGTAGTCAATGGCGCGGTCCACGTCGACCTCGTCAGCCGCCAGCAGGTCGCGGAGCGTGCGGCCGTCCACGAATTCCATAATGATGAACGGCACCTTCAAGCCGTGGGCGGCCGCGGCGTCCGGACCAAAATCCTCTTCGCCCGTGTCATAGACGGAGACGATCGCGGGGTGGTTCAGGCCTGCGACGGCCTTGGCCTCCCGGCGGAAGCGGCTCTGGAACATCGGGTCCCGCGCGAGGTCGCGGCGCAGGAGCTTAATGGCGACCTCGCGCCCCAGCCGGATGTCCCGGCCGCGGTGCACGTCCGCCATGCCGCCGCGCCCAATGAGCTCGCCGACTTCGTAGCGATTGTCGAGGATGTCAGGGGTGGACATTTAGCTGGACGGGGACTCAGTGGTGGTGGATTCCGGGGCGCCCGCCGGGTCCGGCGAGTCCGTCGGCTGGGTGTCTCCCGTCTGACCGCCGCGCGGTGACTCACTCTCCTGCGGGCCTGAGGAGATCGTGTAGGTGACGTCCGACCCTGGCTCGACCGTTGTCCCTCCCTCTGGATTCACGGAGACGACTGTTCCAGCTGGTTGATCGGAAGCGACTTCACCAAGGTTCTTGGGGTTGAGACCTAATTCGGTGATCGCCGTGATCGCTTCATCTTCGGCTTGCCCAACGAGATCATCCGGGACTTGGACAACAGCTGAAAGATAGGTGACAGTGATAACTGTCGAAAGCTCCTGCTCTCCAGTTGGTGAGATTGCGGAAACCGTGCCATCAGTCTCGCCCGTATCAAGTACGCGCCGATCTTCTCGGGTGGTCACATTGGTGAATCCCATGTCGGACAAGCGAGTTAAGACCGTGTCAAGGGGGTCGCCTAGGAGTTCGTTCTCCCGGATCACGGCCGTCTCCGGCTCCGGTTCCTCCGTCTCTGTTTCCTCCGGCGTGGGGCTGGGAGTTTCAGACTCGCTGGGGGAGGCCGACGCCGAGGTGCTAGACGCCGGAGCCGACGTCGATGGATCCGCCTCGGAATCGTTGCCCGTCAGCAGGGGAAAGAGCCACGCGCCGAGGAGCGCGAAGACCACGAGGACCAGCAGAGCCACCAGCGGCCAGGTCCAGGGGCTCCGGCGGCCGCGCGCCAGCGGCTTGGAGCCGTCGTCGTCCTCCGGAGTCCAGTCCTCACGCGCGCCGACGACGGCCGCGAAGTCCCGTTGGTCCTTCTCTGCACCCACCACGGGCATCGAGGAGGTCGACGGCGCCGCGTCAGCCGCCGGCTGGGCCAATGTGTGGGCCTGCGTCGGCGCCTCGCCGGGGGTGATAGCCTGCGTGGCCGCCGTGCCCGTCGAGAAGAGCAGCATGCCGGGTACCGCCGCCTCCGCCTGGCGCGGCTGACCGGCACGCAGGGCCTCCGCGGCCTCGGCGAGCTTGGTGGCATTGGCCGGGCGGTCCGCTGGGTCCTTGGCGAGCATCGACATCAGCAGGGCGCGGATATTCGGGTCGATGGTGTCCGGCAACGGTGGCGGCGCGTCGTTCACCTGCGCGAGCGCGATGGCGATCTGCGATTCGCCGGAGAACGGGCGGCGCCCGGCCAAGCACTCGTAGCCGATGACGCCGAGCGAGTACACGTCCGACGAGCCGGTGGCCTGCTGACCCGTGGCCTGCTCGGGGGAGAGGTACTGGGCCGTGCCCATGACCTGGCCCGTGGCGGTGAGCGGCACCTGGTCGGCGAGGCGGGCAATGCCGAAGTCGGTGATCTTCACGCGGCCGTCCGGCATGATGAGGATGTTGCCGGGCTTGACGTCCCGGTGCACCAAGCCCAGCTCGTGGGCGGCCGCCAGTGCGCGGGCGGTCTGCGCGATGATGGAGAGCATCCGGTCCGGGTTCAGGACCCGTTCCCGCTCGATGATCGCCGAGAGCGGCCGTCCGGGAACCAGCTCCATGACCAAATAGGCGGAGCCCTCTTCCTCGCCGTAGTCGAACACCGAAGCGACGCCGTTGTGGTTCAGCAGCGCGGTGTGCCGCGCCTCCGCGCGGAAGCGCTTCAGGAAGCCCGGATCGCCCGTGTATTCCTCCTTGAGGATCTTGATGGCGACGACGCGGCCGAGGACCTGGTCCTGCGCTTTCCAGACCTCGCCCATACCGCCGATCGCAATCCGATCGGTCAGCCGGAACCGACCGCCTAAGGTGATACCCGTTGTAGGCCTCACTGATTGAACACCGCCTCTAGGATCTTCTTCATGTTCGGACTGGTCAGCGTGTGGCCGGTCTCGTAGTCAATTTTTTCCGCCACGATCGTGATCGCGTACTGCGGGTCGTCCGCCGGAGCAAACCCGGTGATCCACGAGTTCACCAGTTCCTCGCCGGTCTCCTCGTCCTCGATCCCGGTCTGCGCGGTGCCGGTCTTCGCCGCCACATCGAGCCCGGGGACGTCCGCCGCGGACGCCGTGCCGCCGTCGAGCGGGGCCCGCATCAGCTCGGTCACGTCGTTGGCGACCTCCGGCGATGTCACCGTGCTGAATTCCTCGGGTTGCGGATCCTCGAGGACCTGCAGGTCCGGCGCGATGATCTGGTCGATCAGGTTGGGCTGCATGATCACGCCGTCGTTCGCGATGCCCATGGCCACCATGTTCATCTGGAGCGGGGTGGCCTTGACATCAAACTGGCCGATCGCGGCTTGGGACAACTGGGCGTCGTTCATATCGCTCGGGAACACGGACGTCGCCGTGCGCAGCGGGATGCTCACGGGCTGGCCGAAGCCGAAGCGTTCCGCCGTCTCCTGCATCTGGTCCGCCCCCACCTTCTGCGCCATCTCGGCGAAGGGGGTGTTGCAGCTCTGGGCCACAATGAACTCCAGCGTGGCCGTCTCCCGCTGTGAGCAGATGCCTTGGCCGAAGTTGCTCATCGTGGCCGTCGAGCCGGGGAGCGTGATCTCTTGCGGGTTGTCGTACTCACCCTCGAGGTCGTACTCGCCCGATTCCAGCCCCGCGACCAAGTCGATGATCTTGAACGTGGAACCCGGCGCGGCCAGGTGGCCGAGCGCGGGGTTGGTGTAGGGGCTCAGGCCGGCTTGTGCCGTGAGTTCCTCCATGTTGGTGGCCGCCTGCTGCGTGTTGTGCACGGCCAGCAGGTTGGTGTCATACGACGGCTTGGAGACCATGGCCTTGATATCACCGGTCTTGACCTCGGTAACGATGGCGCTCATCTGCACGCCGTCGGGCAGGATGTCGTAGATCTCCCGCTGAAGTTCGCCGTCAATGGTCAGCTCCACGGAGGCGCCCTCATTGCTGGAGCCGGAGAACAGGTTCATCATGCGGTTGAAGAACTGGCTATCGCCCTGACCGGTGAGCCAGTCGTTGAGGGAGGACTCGAGGTGCGTGGAGCCGTGCGCCAGCGAATAGAAGCCCGTCAGGTGGGAGTACAGCTCCGGGTCGTGATAAACGCGCTGATACTCAAAACTGCCGTCCGATTCCACGGATTCGGCGACGGGGTTGCCGTTGACCAGAATCGCCCCGCGGGCCAAGTCAAAGTCTTGGTAGAGCTGACGCCGGTTCAGCGGGTTCGAGTTGAGCTCGTCCGCCGCCACAAATTGGATGTAGGACAAGGAGCCCATGATCGCCAAGAAGAAGACCATGACGGCGATCCAGACGTTGCGAATGGCCTGGTTCATGCGCTCGCTCCCTTCGTCAGAACGGCCTCGTTGACGGCTTCGGTGCTGGGGACCGGCTTGCGGGCGTTGTTCGAGACCAGCAACAGCAGCGCGATGATGATCCAGTTGGATAGCAGGGAGGAACCGCCGGCGGCGACAAACGGCATGGTCAGGCCCGTGAGGGGGATGAGCCGGGTAATGCCGCCGACCACCACAAAGCACTGCAGGCCGATGGTGAAGGACAGTCCCGAGGCCAGCAGCTTGCCGAACGCGTCCCGCGTGCCGAGGGCGGCGCGGATGCCGCGGCTGACCAGCAGCACGTACAGCATGACGATGGCGATCACGCCGATCAGTCCCAAGGCCTCACCGAGGGCCGCCATGATCATGTCCGAGTTGGCATAGGGGATCAGGTCGGGGCGTCCGCCCTCAAAGCCGGTGCCGAAGAGCCCGCCGTTGGCGAGGCCGAACATCCCCTGCACGATCTGGTGGGAACCGTAGGGTGCGTTGATGACATCCGGGTCAAAGGCGTTGATCCAGGCGTTGATGCGTGCGGAGACGTGGCCCATGAATTGGGCCGCGGCCACGCCGGCGACGGCGACCAGCAGTAGGCCGATGATGATCCACGAGATGCGGGCCGTGGCCACGTAGATCATGGCCATAAACAGCCCGAAGAAGAGGATGGCCGAACCGAGGTCGCGCTGCAGCACGAGGATGCCGATGCTCAACCCCCAGGCAATCATCATGGGCGCCATATCCCGCAGGCGCGGCAGCTGCAGCGGACCGATCTTGCGTCCGGCCAACAGGATCAAATCGCGATTGCTCGAAAGGTAGCCCGCAAAGAAGATCGCCAGGGTGATCTTGGCGAGCTCGCCGGGCTGGAAGGACATGCCGGCCAGCCGCACCCAGATGCGGGCACCGTTGATTTCCACGCCGAGCCCCGGGATCAGCGGCATGATCATGAGGAGTCCGGTGACCACGAGGGAGATGAAGGTGGCCCGGCGGAGGATCCTGTGATCCCGCACGGCCCAAATCACGGCGATGGCGGCAGCGATGGCCACTCCGGTCCAGAGCAGCTGCCGCGTCGCGGCATCCGTCCCCTCGATGATGTCGAGCCGGTGGATCATCGCCACACCTATGCCGTTGAGGGCAACGACGCAGGGAAGGATGATCGGATCGGCATATTTCGCCCAGATGCGCAGCACGATGTGCATGCCGAAGGCCAAGACGCACAGGATGGCGCCCTGCTTGGCGAACTCGGGGGAGAGGCCCTCGGGATTACTCAGCCCGGCCAAATAGCCGGCGCCGATGGCCACCGCGAGGGCCAAGATCAGGAGCCACAGCTCCGTATTGCGCCGCGAGACCGGTGCGGTGCGGATCTCACTCATCGGCGGCCTCCAGACAGTAGGACGGCACATCTGACGGGCTCGGCGAGGCGGAAGCCTCATTCTGGCCGGACTCGTTCGAATCGTTCTCGTCGGCGGGCTCCGGGCAGTTCTGCTGGGCCGTGTTAAGCAACTCGGACACCATGGCTTGCGCGTGCGCCAAATCCCGCGCCGGCAGGGAAGACTTCAGTCGCTGCTGGGTGTAGGCGGGCAGCGCGTCCAAGGGGACCTCGGTCACGGAGTCCAGGCTGGAGAGCTTGAGCGGCCCCAGATCCTGGGAGACCCCGTTGAAGATCGCCACACGGCCGTCGTAATTGCCCACGTAGTACTGCGTCTGCGTCCAGAGGTAACCAATCCACAGGACGGCGGCCAGAATGAGGCCCATCAGCGTCAGGAAGGCGGGGACGACCCAGCGCCGCTTGGGCGCATAGTGCTCCTCGGCGCGCTGTTCGAGGACCTCGGCCTCCTGCTTGGGCGTCTTGTGCATCAGCAGCGCGGCGGCGCGGCGCTGGGCCGAACGTGTGGTCACCATCGGGATGTGGCCGGTCTGCGTGGCGAGGAGGGCGGAGCCCACCAGCACGTGCGGCCGGTTCTTCATCTCGTGCCGGATGATCGCGGCACTGGCCTCAACGTCGTCGGAACCAGCGATTCGCTGGAGCATGCCCGTGTCCGGCGAGGATTCCTCGGCGTCCAGCTCCTCATACATCAGCGGGGACGTCTGCGTCGGCTGGTCCTCCGTGTCCACCACCTCGACGACGACGACGGTCACGTTGTCTGGCGAACCGCCGTCGAGCGTCGTTTTGACTAAGTCATCCGCTGTTTCTTGCAGATCCTTGGTGTTGCGGACGATCTGCTCAATCACCGGGTCGGAGACGACGGCGTTCAGGCCGTCAGAGCACAGCACCCAGCGTTCTCCCGCGCTCACCGGGAATTGGTGAATATCCAGTTCGGGGCTGGCATCAGAGTCGCCGAGCACGCGCAGCAGCACGTTCTTGTGGGGGTGGCTCTCCGCCTCCGTGGGGGAGAGGCGTCCTTCCTCCACGAGGCGCTGGACGAAAGTGTGATCCCGGCTCATTTGCGTGAACCGGCCATCCTTGAGGCGGTAGGCGCGCGAGTCCCCGATATGCGCGTACTGGAAGGTGTCATCCGTCAGCAACAGGGCCGTGACGGTGGTTCCCATCCCGGAGAGCTTGGGGTTGGCGCTGACCAGCTCGTTGAGAATCGAGTTCGCGGTCTGAATTTCGTCCGGAAGGACCGTCTCGACGTCCTCGGTGGTCTCCTGATCCAAGTGGACCAGATCCAGGACGGTCGACGCCGAAGCGACGTCACCGCCGACGTGACCACCCATGCCATCGGCGACCACGGCCAAGTACCGGCCGGCGTAGGCGGAGTCCTGGTTATTGGACCGCACCGTGCCGACGTCAGAGGCCGCGGCGAAGCGGAGGGTGAGCGCCATCCTAGGCCCTCAACTCCATCACGGTCTTGCCGATTCGAATCTGCTGGCCAATGTCCACCGGCTGGGCGCGGGTGAGCTGGTTTTCTCCCAGGAAGGTGCCGTTGGTGGAGCCCAGATCCTCAATGAACCAGCGGCTTCCCTGCGGGAAGAGGCGCGCGTGCCGCGCGGATGCATAGTCGTCGACGAGGACCAGCGTGGCCTCTTGCGCGCGGCCGAGCAGGATGGGGCTGGCGGCGAGCTCAACGGTCTCACCTGCCTGGGGCCCTTCGACGAGTTCCAAGAGGTGCGGGTGTTGCTTGGGGGCGGGGGCCGGTGCTGTGGGCTCCGCGGACTCCGTCGTCGCGGGTGCGGCGGGCACGGTCGCCCGCTTGCCGACCAGAAGGTCTCGGCGCAGCGCCCCGACGATGCTCAGGATGAGGATCCACAGCAGAATGAGGAAGCCAAGGCGCATGGCAGTGAGCGCGAGTTCGGTCATGACCGACCTCCAGTGCGTTGGGGCAACATGCGGAACGTGATGCGGGTGCGGCCCATGGTGATGACCGAACCATCGAAGAGCTCCGCGCGGCCATCCACTTTGGAGCCGTTCACGTAGCTGCCGTTGGTCGATCCAAGGTCTACAGCCCACACCTTGCCTGCTTCGGAGCGGATCTCCAAGTGTTGGCGGGACACGCCCGTGTCATCGACGGGGATGTCCGTCTCCGAGGACCGGCCCAGCACGATCGAGTCCGAGTTCATGCCGTACCGCTTGTGGCCGATCTGCAGCACCGGCTGGAGCCGCGGTTCCGGTTCCCGCGCCGGCTGGGGGGATGGCTGCGGAGCGCGCGGCGCCGTCGTTCCCGCCTCAGCGGAGCTGGGCCCCGACTCGGGGCGGCGCACAATCTTGGCCTGTACGGCCAAGTCGCCGGCGCGGACGGCCTCGTCCTGTTCGAACGTCACCGCGACCTTGCCCGTGAGCGTGTAGTGCTGGCTGCGGGCGTGGTCGATTGCCACATCGCACAGCTCTTCGGCCAAGGCCGTGCCGAATTCTTGAATCTTCTCAAAGTCCGCTGCCGCGAGGCGCACGGTGAAATGATTGGGCGCGGTGGTGCGGCCCTCGCTGACGGTGAGCGTGCCGCGGTCCATCTGGTTGCGGACCTTGCTGGCAATCTCAACGGGCTGTACGCCCGCGCTGGAGGAACCGCGGAAGACGCTGGTGACCAGCTTTTCCAGGCCCCGTTCGACGTTGTCGACCAGACCCATGGCGTTGCTCCTTCCTACCGTTCCAAACCGACTGATTGCGTTTCGATACTACTTGCCCAAGATTGGATGCGTCCTGACCCGTGGCGGACTCACCTCAGATCGCAACGAATTTGGAATGCTTCCGGTTCCCCTCAGCGGGTGAATCGCCTCACGCGGGGCGGTGCCGATTAGGTGAGGGTGCCAAAGTATGGATAAGATAGTTCTCGCTGTTCGGCGCGGGCGCGTCGGATGACAACTACATATGCGCGAGTGGCGGAATTGGCAGACGCGCTGGCTTCAGGTGCCAGTGATCGCAAGATCGTGGGGGTTCAAGTCCCCCCTCGCGCACGCGAATGAAATGGCCCCTGACCTGGGATTTTATATCTCAGGCCAGGGGCCGTTT from Zhihengliuella flava includes the following:
- a CDS encoding class E sortase; translated protein: MAARSARAAVGVIGELLITAGVLVLLFVAWELWWTNIEADARQDDAASNLIQEFAAPDVGAPGEGPERSTADQAEQDRADYGEPPIASVDSTTFALLYVPRFGEDYVRPVSSGVGLEVLNTVGIGHYPQTQRPGEAGNFALAGHRQTHGQVFYSIDRLTDGDRLYVQTAEGFYQYRYRSTEIVTPATGEVLAPVPHQPGVQPTESLLTLTSCHPLYTTRERIIAYAVLESFRPLEAGPQDAIRAAYRSVAQ
- a CDS encoding anthranilate synthase component II; its protein translation is MTARILVIDNYDSFVYTLVGYLQELGAETTVVRNDDVTLAEAIELAEARDGVLVSPGPGDPAGAGVCLELIRWCGESSKPMLGVCLGEQALAEAYGGTVTHAEELMHGKTSLVEHDGTGVFAGLSSPVTATRYHSLAAVRHTIPDALRVNAWTAPNHLAPEGTIMGLSHRTAPLWGVQFHPESVLTEGGYQMLGNWLEFVGVPGAARAAAQLSPLISSEA
- the pknB gene encoding Stk1 family PASTA domain-containing Ser/Thr kinase codes for the protein MSTPDILDNRYEVGELIGRGGMADVHRGRDIRLGREVAIKLLRRDLARDPMFQSRFRREAKAVAGLNHPAIVSVYDTGEEDFGPDAAAAHGLKVPFIIMEFVDGRTLRDLLAADEVDVDRAIDYTLGLLSALSYSHGKSIVHRDIKPANVMVTTDGSVKVMDFGIARALADSAATMTQTQAVVGTAQYLSPEQARGEHVDVRSDLYSAGCLLFELLVHRPPFVGDSAVSVAYQHVGEDAAAPSELNDDVPAAMDSVVATALAKNREDRFQTAADFAHALREARNGVPYVAGAAAAGAGAAAAAAVGSTDDASEHDAEAATEALSVSEAQTSALPAHLPTTPLSAASAHEAEPDASPQTDALPQTLTRAENRERSSYERRRRRAWITVFTLVTVLVLAGGAWFVWDWSQRVQAENARVDVPVVEGMTETDAQNTLYAEQLRISGIEEEFSDDVEAGYAIGTRPGDGERVRLDSSVVLVMSKGPSSVTIPNLEGETEATARARLAELGLEVEINPEPANHPSVPEDRVISTNPAMEESVTAGTSVELTLSTGHVSVPDLIADGLTLDEAESVLEDPAYGLRLGTVSEEVNSVVEPGEIIATSPAPGEDLEQGGSVDVTIAVEPPEPEPEPEPEPEPSESAPAESEEPSSSTPPESESPGNSAGNGNSGGSRRP
- a CDS encoding protein kinase domain-containing protein, with translation MRPTTGITLGGRFRLTDRIAIGGMGEVWKAQDQVLGRVVAIKILKEEYTGDPGFLKRFRAEARHTALLNHNGVASVFDYGEEEGSAYLVMELVPGRPLSAIIERERVLNPDRMLSIIAQTARALAAAHELGLVHRDVKPGNILIMPDGRVKITDFGIARLADQVPLTATGQVMGTAQYLSPEQATGQQATGSSDVYSLGVIGYECLAGRRPFSGESQIAIALAQVNDAPPPLPDTIDPNIRALLMSMLAKDPADRPANATKLAEAAEALRAGQPRQAEAAVPGMLLFSTGTAATQAITPGEAPTQAHTLAQPAADAAPSTSSMPVVGAEKDQRDFAAVVGAREDWTPEDDDGSKPLARGRRSPWTWPLVALLVLVVFALLGAWLFPLLTGNDSEADPSTSAPASSTSASASPSESETPSPTPEETETEEPEPETAVIRENELLGDPLDTVLTRLSDMGFTNVTTREDRRVLDTGETDGTVSAISPTGEQELSTVITVTYLSAVVQVPDDLVGQAEDEAITAITELGLNPKNLGEVASDQPAGTVVSVNPEGGTTVEPGSDVTYTISSGPQESESPRGGQTGDTQPTDSPDPAGAPESTTTESPSS
- a CDS encoding peptidoglycan D,D-transpeptidase FtsI family protein — protein: MNQAIRNVWIAVMVFFLAIMGSLSYIQFVAADELNSNPLNRRQLYQDFDLARGAILVNGNPVAESVESDGSFEYQRVYHDPELYSHLTGFYSLAHGSTHLESSLNDWLTGQGDSQFFNRMMNLFSGSSNEGASVELTIDGELQREIYDILPDGVQMSAIVTEVKTGDIKAMVSKPSYDTNLLAVHNTQQAATNMEELTAQAGLSPYTNPALGHLAAPGSTFKIIDLVAGLESGEYDLEGEYDNPQEITLPGSTATMSNFGQGICSQRETATLEFIVAQSCNTPFAEMAQKVGADQMQETAERFGFGQPVSIPLRTATSVFPSDMNDAQLSQAAIGQFDVKATPLQMNMVAMGIANDGVIMQPNLIDQIIAPDLQVLEDPQPEEFSTVTSPEVANDVTELMRAPLDGGTASAADVPGLDVAAKTGTAQTGIEDEETGEELVNSWITGFAPADDPQYAITIVAEKIDYETGHTLTSPNMKKILEAVFNQ
- a CDS encoding FtsW/RodA/SpoVE family cell cycle protein; translated protein: MSEIRTAPVSRRNTELWLLILALAVAIGAGYLAGLSNPEGLSPEFAKQGAILCVLAFGMHIVLRIWAKYADPIILPCVVALNGIGVAMIHRLDIIEGTDAATRQLLWTGVAIAAAIAVIWAVRDHRILRRATFISLVVTGLLMIMPLIPGLGVEINGARIWVRLAGMSFQPGELAKITLAIFFAGYLSSNRDLILLAGRKIGPLQLPRLRDMAPMMIAWGLSIGILVLQRDLGSAILFFGLFMAMIYVATARISWIIIGLLLVAVAGVAAAQFMGHVSARINAWINAFDPDVINAPYGSHQIVQGMFGLANGGLFGTGFEGGRPDLIPYANSDMIMAALGEALGLIGVIAIVMLYVLLVSRGIRAALGTRDAFGKLLASGLSFTIGLQCFVVVGGITRLIPLTGLTMPFVAAGGSSLLSNWIIIALLLLVSNNARKPVPSTEAVNEAVLTKGASA
- a CDS encoding PP2C family protein-serine/threonine phosphatase; this encodes MALTLRFAAASDVGTVRSNNQDSAYAGRYLAVVADGMGGHVGGDVASASTVLDLVHLDQETTEDVETVLPDEIQTANSILNELVSANPKLSGMGTTVTALLLTDDTFQYAHIGDSRAYRLKDGRFTQMSRDHTFVQRLVEEGRLSPTEAESHPHKNVLLRVLGDSDASPELDIHQFPVSAGERWVLCSDGLNAVVSDPVIEQIVRNTKDLQETADDLVKTTLDGGSPDNVTVVVVEVVDTEDQPTQTSPLMYEELDAEESSPDTGMLQRIAGSDDVEASAAIIRHEMKNRPHVLVGSALLATQTGHIPMVTTRSAQRRAAALLMHKTPKQEAEVLEQRAEEHYAPKRRWVVPAFLTLMGLILAAVLWIGYLWTQTQYYVGNYDGRVAIFNGVSQDLGPLKLSSLDSVTEVPLDALPAYTQQRLKSSLPARDLAHAQAMVSELLNTAQQNCPEPADENDSNESGQNEASASPSPSDVPSYCLEAADE
- a CDS encoding FHA domain-containing protein FhaB/FipA produces the protein MTELALTAMRLGFLILLWILILSIVGALRRDLLVGKRATVPAAPATTESAEPTAPAPAPKQHPHLLELVEGPQAGETVELAASPILLGRAQEATLVLVDDYASARHARLFPQGSRWFIEDLGSTNGTFLGENQLTRAQPVDIGQQIRIGKTVMELRA
- a CDS encoding FhaA domain-containing protein, with translation MGLVDNVERGLEKLVTSVFRGSSSAGVQPVEIASKVRNQMDRGTLTVSEGRTTAPNHFTVRLAAADFEKIQEFGTALAEELCDVAIDHARSQHYTLTGKVAVTFEQDEAVRAGDLAVQAKIVRRPESGPSSAEAGTTAPRAPQPSPQPAREPEPRLQPVLQIGHKRYGMNSDSIVLGRSSETDIPVDDTGVSRQHLEIRSEAGKVWAVDLGSTNGSYVNGSKVDGRAELFDGSVITMGRTRITFRMLPQRTGGRS